From a region of the Synechococcus sp. PCC 7335 genome:
- a CDS encoding AAA family ATPase, producing the protein MTVFVGPNNVGKSRALSESIAFSQSEGLPTRPKPVIVSKVDIDGPSSWQEMTKVLPDPPILELSSYKIESLKSDLQEADGSQTTWGASGASAEEAITDIISGNDRQNRLRQFMGGAIVHLKTDTRLSLLADSSTPQSAQRPGNLMQYLYSAGSAVENEISETVYRYFGKQIRLDYSDIQHLRIRFSSDFDDVPSDPRDALKPMSRRERLEEQGDGVRSFTTIITALKAVQRSVVAIDEPEAFLHPPQAFHIGRIIGNAASDDRQLIVLLLPTAQTCCEEF; encoded by the coding sequence ATGACCGTCTTTGTCGGGCCTAATAATGTTGGGAAGAGCAGAGCGCTTAGCGAGTCAATCGCTTTTTCTCAATCGGAAGGTCTACCAACTCGGCCTAAACCAGTTATTGTCTCAAAAGTCGATATAGATGGACCAAGCTCTTGGCAAGAGATGACTAAGGTTTTGCCCGATCCGCCTATCCTTGAACTAAGCTCGTACAAAATCGAATCATTAAAGAGCGATTTGCAGGAAGCTGACGGATCTCAAACAACTTGGGGAGCAAGTGGTGCTAGTGCAGAGGAAGCGATAACTGACATAATCTCAGGAAATGATAGACAAAATAGACTAAGGCAGTTTATGGGTGGAGCGATTGTCCATCTCAAAACAGACACTCGCCTTTCCCTGCTTGCTGACTCATCCACACCACAGTCAGCCCAAAGACCTGGAAATCTAATGCAGTACCTATACAGTGCAGGAAGCGCTGTAGAAAATGAAATTTCTGAGACTGTATATAGATACTTCGGAAAACAAATTCGACTTGACTATTCGGACATTCAACATCTCCGTATAAGATTTTCATCAGATTTTGATGACGTGCCATCTGATCCTCGCGACGCACTAAAACCAATGTCGAGACGTGAGCGATTAGAGGAACAAGGTGATGGTGTTCGAAGCTTCACAACGATCATCACTGCACTGAAAGCAGTTCAGCGCTCTGTCGTTGCGATTGACGAACCAGAAGCATTCCTGCATCCGCCACAGGCGTTTCATATTGGAAGAATAATTGGAAATGCCGCCTCGGATGATCGACAGCTTATTGTTTTGTTGCTACCCACAGCTCAGACGTGCTGCGAGGAATTCTAA
- a CDS encoding NB-ARC domain-containing protein codes for MNRQVTVDEALERLEDLLESDYCNQIQASIFRSIWDGQSYIEIANSTEYDYGHSKDINAQLWRCLLETLGKKVTKSYVRNTLCKISRNNLQVGEPPVANLNTLKVKQSWEGRIDVERLYGRCEERRILIDWIIQDCCRLVSILGIGGIGKTALIFKLAANIQAHFDYVIWRSLQRDFPIEELLSDIIRFLSDQQDTSVPNLDDRTISYLLIHLRQNRCLLVLDNAESVLRKDTGADCYQEAYQAYGSLFRRIADASYQSCLLITNRENPLGISRRDRTHSLVNSLRINGLDPTTNNKIFQTRLSIVENEYEQLYNHYRGNLLTLKIVAATVKSVFDGRVAEFSNCDTLLFRKLWDVLERQFARLTELKKRVMYWLAVNRDWVKLPDLREELLSTVSYRALLEATKLLKVRFLIETGIEGITQQPIVMKYTYARAIDYSVLWRSKSM; via the coding sequence ATGAATCGTCAGGTAACAGTTGATGAAGCCTTGGAGCGTCTAGAAGACCTCTTAGAGTCAGATTACTGCAATCAAATTCAAGCTTCTATCTTCCGTAGTATTTGGGACGGTCAGTCCTACATAGAGATTGCCAATAGCACAGAATATGACTATGGCCATTCGAAAGATATTAACGCACAGCTTTGGCGATGTCTCTTGGAGACTTTAGGGAAAAAGGTTACTAAAAGCTACGTTCGTAACACGTTGTGCAAAATAAGTAGGAATAACCTTCAGGTAGGTGAGCCACCTGTTGCGAACTTAAACACACTCAAGGTAAAGCAAAGCTGGGAAGGAAGGATTGATGTTGAAAGGCTCTACGGTCGCTGCGAAGAACGCCGTATCCTAATAGATTGGATCATTCAAGACTGCTGTCGTTTAGTGTCTATCTTGGGTATAGGAGGTATAGGTAAAACAGCTCTTATCTTCAAACTAGCCGCAAATATTCAAGCGCATTTCGACTACGTCATTTGGCGGTCTCTTCAACGTGATTTCCCAATAGAAGAGCTACTATCTGACATCATCCGGTTTCTATCAGACCAACAAGATACGTCAGTACCTAACCTAGATGATCGAACAATCAGCTACCTGCTGATACACCTACGACAGAATCGTTGCCTCCTAGTACTCGACAACGCAGAGTCTGTTCTGCGAAAGGATACAGGTGCTGACTGTTATCAAGAAGCCTATCAAGCATACGGTTCTCTGTTTAGAAGAATCGCGGATGCATCTTATCAAAGTTGCTTGCTGATAACGAACCGGGAAAACCCACTGGGCATATCGCGTAGGGATAGGACACATTCGCTCGTTAATAGCCTACGCATTAATGGGCTTGACCCTACTACTAACAATAAGATTTTTCAGACAAGATTATCTATTGTGGAGAACGAATACGAACAACTATATAACCACTATCGCGGTAATCTACTAACTCTCAAGATAGTGGCTGCAACGGTTAAGTCAGTGTTTGATGGAAGGGTTGCTGAGTTCTCTAATTGTGACACCTTACTTTTTAGGAAACTGTGGGATGTACTAGAACGGCAGTTTGCTCGGTTGACTGAGTTAAAGAAGCGAGTGATGTACTGGCTAGCTGTCAATCGAGACTGGGTGAAACTGCCTGATCTCAGAGAAGAGCTACTGTCAACGGTATCTTATCGAGCGCTACTAGAAGCGACAAAATTACTAAAAGTTCGTTTTCTAATTGAAACAGGTATAGAAGGCATCACGCAGCAGCCTATTGTCATGAAATATACATATGCCAGAGCGATTGATTATTCAGTTCTATGGAGGAGTAAATCAATGTAA
- a CDS encoding calcium-binding protein — MKAVISSDKHSLDLVLSEAQRLSEQWLISSALDVDFIDNIQTAFGDSFNLEELEVLKQDWATGTFTNLPEVQIRSAEELNGANGAFSATLGQIYLSRDYIARNLSNVTAVSDVLTEELGHFIDAQINEIDSPGDEGAIFSALVRDVELSESALEDLQKENDKTFLQIDGESTSVELNIQDQVLWSNRIGESSARKIDFGDILGISEPDGFHKFFGPPVVPLRAFLPISTGKQGIPGVFSGDASAQLGIASSQNKTNAATVKAGLQIDAEYDAGGVDWNIPLYADAVLKIENGELGFDINFDKNGAFFDLIAPHLSLNVDAVFNSDAALYLDGKANFEYIDVFRSIFSGFKKKVNRKSAGFSEKVDLAFNGTHRFVDLDTKNDKQVIDYIFGRKEYGFDSGDLNIDLPVADFLDIEFGLPNLNNVEWTEQPSSPNEYSFKIEDSFKLFDVKFDIDELIRSTLPYPIGFKNSSGFDLFGRRFGYEVDATLLDVNLNASLFADYDIDFSIKELKPSLTIEGKKKDKFSFLDLEDGSNVEIYREISSLAKETGDSEALDFWFEFDPILSITANAYIEPVLTLTGGIGKLEGSLEVAGEKSELPKKTLIELGALGLNDLEIKTGKHSLFGSSELFSKRFSEIGGFGSSLLPNKRRWDFSVPVKDIGEALGIETYDGTEKPDYFAGTDKDDGASLREGADVAQLSFGRDTIDGGAPDFPGNGITTNYYGPFNNGGAFTPSASDLFILDSDIILADPNDSDAALEVRTDRFGKNHFNLSIGDVIIDKNGSNVAELPNNTQLREIERILFADDLQSSERSVDFFFGVADNLEEDDRRLYFGGQLPKELYAANSPLPTGNLTGTQGDNSFSLPIGFNRGAPIVLGRGDDIVSLLTLNGSTKPNFESPFYWRNPYDKTNDLLLFDTPDGIYVDIFDLGAGLNRVNFQDALSSIPKQPGSSLAPTPFPYSPLITSAAPGNIMSIRADKGVTPRKLVDNVSLRVINLGGATVLFARDALNGPNNNIYAILSAGNNSIALDNTVNDLQLTLLLESEGLKHKFSTYGSLSTYGSVQEAKITLNNNVASTTINESIGGTDVLTDYLAPINNLILSSADIVGPSTFREMGSQDRYSLNSPASQTYDIGSVQAENILVRGRLPRQEGAFRKVYLRDNVNSSVSLGLSGDIFDEVVFDSQRANESDVFELTRNRFNQVDLTPMSDGYNGRFRGFRFAAIHELVLPQTVDNRIILSGSDDFGFSKAELNALDVKTFKPLSVSRELSATPYSISAPAQTLLLGSGDDLVLNNDFAYEFIYPGGGNNVIAQADFPSVPINIGYLVPVSGERSSYLSSPIGDVVVYTEGHRSDYVIQKSSEFDNAVEVLKADGTKDLLFGIKFIKFETEDVSTIPVGISTVVDQTYANSKDVFDNDISNRLFVSQAVRPDGEIIKGQLENAFAIDRVDLALDVIRQPGTVTNVWSYDIPLNLRDFTLPKSFFLNDFADADIAIKDLYSREDLEIELSNIVQNGETINTEQNVNPDGSWTIQLPDDIDVADSNFDPTSAFTINYLIKEPEGYSHAVQLTLQPSSDLDLKDLTLQGFNNLSTISSLENYFSSFSADISELLDSLKIPLSAGSELAFYSVDDVLSRQAVSEDEIEDGEVVLGTDGDEIIEGSRGSDQVYGGAGNDVLIGLQGSDYIVGQQGRDIILGKGGDDILVGEDLFNPIEAPDGSPSSDLPFVGGDVIDGGKGDDLLLGSSGDDVLLPGFGDNAVDGGEGTDVGVSNGVSNDFSIRRRLDGSVVVVDVRSQKSLTLYQNVERFKFDDQMLTLDDIAEPPGEVSVTDDGTAATVTTKEGNKVQLESENGSQFLSIDIPTIEDLLIEQVFIEDALAFLEEYQTSEGEAFDADAAVFEFVTEVSEDATEELISLTLEEELDVNTFIKFNPNTGETFEFNYDPLTGLGAELKDTNNNGLVDTVLIHLKDGGKGDADGELNGIVYDPGILAKSLSVSGTRGPDVISGTNKDDKIDGLGGNDQLSGNDGNDSLDGGANSDTLYGGKGNDMLDGDRGVDTLFGGDGNDILNGGADNDTLDGGKGNDTLDGGRGNDTLTGGSGRDSLLGNDGNDILDGEANNDALFGGKGNDTLSGGRGVDTLNGGDGNDILNGGADNDTLDGGRGVDTLFGGKGNDTLYGGRGNDALFGDDGNDTLFGRADNDTLNGGDGNDTLDGGRGNDLLTGGSGRDILLGNDGNDILDGGADNDMLSGGQGRDTFVLSLGDGVDTIIDFDTKDLIGLAGGLTIGDLSFVGNNIIATDTSEVLATLTSVDTTSLNSTQFVLF, encoded by the coding sequence ATGAAAGCTGTTATTTCTTCTGATAAGCACTCTTTAGATTTGGTCCTAAGCGAGGCCCAGAGATTATCTGAGCAATGGCTTATCTCATCTGCACTAGACGTTGACTTTATAGATAATATACAGACGGCTTTTGGAGATAGCTTCAATCTTGAAGAGCTGGAAGTGTTGAAACAAGACTGGGCAACAGGAACCTTTACGAATTTACCTGAAGTGCAGATTCGTTCAGCAGAGGAACTGAACGGTGCAAACGGTGCATTCTCAGCAACTTTAGGACAGATATATCTTTCGCGAGATTATATAGCACGTAACTTGTCAAATGTAACAGCTGTATCCGACGTTTTGACAGAAGAACTAGGTCATTTTATTGATGCTCAAATCAATGAGATAGATTCACCTGGTGATGAGGGGGCCATATTTTCAGCTCTGGTGAGAGATGTAGAATTAAGCGAATCAGCCCTGGAAGATCTGCAAAAGGAAAACGATAAAACCTTTTTGCAAATTGATGGAGAAAGCACTTCAGTAGAGCTGAACATTCAAGATCAGGTGCTATGGTCAAATCGTATAGGAGAATCTTCTGCTCGTAAAATTGATTTTGGAGATATTCTTGGCATATCTGAACCAGACGGATTTCACAAGTTTTTCGGACCACCTGTAGTACCATTACGGGCTTTTTTGCCGATAAGCACAGGGAAGCAAGGCATACCGGGTGTGTTCTCGGGAGACGCTAGCGCTCAATTGGGTATAGCTAGCAGTCAAAATAAGACAAACGCAGCCACAGTTAAAGCCGGTCTTCAGATTGATGCTGAATATGATGCTGGCGGCGTCGACTGGAATATTCCTCTATATGCTGATGCGGTACTTAAGATTGAAAATGGTGAGCTAGGATTTGACATTAATTTTGATAAAAATGGTGCTTTTTTTGATCTAATTGCGCCTCATTTATCCTTAAATGTTGATGCAGTGTTTAATTCAGATGCAGCACTTTATCTAGATGGCAAAGCAAACTTTGAATATATTGATGTTTTTCGCTCAATATTTAGTGGATTCAAGAAGAAAGTTAATAGAAAATCCGCAGGATTCAGTGAGAAAGTAGATCTTGCGTTTAATGGAACGCATCGCTTTGTAGATCTTGATACTAAAAATGACAAACAAGTCATTGACTATATTTTTGGTCGCAAAGAGTATGGGTTTGACAGTGGCGATTTAAATATTGATCTTCCCGTTGCCGATTTCTTGGATATCGAATTTGGATTGCCAAACTTAAACAACGTTGAGTGGACTGAGCAGCCTTCGTCGCCAAATGAATACAGCTTCAAAATAGAAGATAGTTTTAAACTTTTCGATGTCAAATTTGATATTGATGAATTGATTAGAAGTACCCTACCGTATCCTATTGGGTTTAAGAATAGCAGTGGATTCGACCTCTTTGGCAGAAGGTTCGGTTACGAAGTTGACGCAACGCTTCTAGACGTCAACTTAAATGCCTCTTTGTTTGCAGATTACGACATAGACTTTTCAATCAAAGAATTAAAGCCATCGCTCACCATAGAAGGTAAAAAAAAGGACAAATTTTCTTTCCTAGATTTGGAAGATGGCTCTAATGTTGAAATATACCGCGAAATTAGCAGCCTTGCTAAAGAGACTGGTGATTCTGAGGCACTTGATTTTTGGTTTGAGTTTGATCCTATATTATCCATAACTGCTAATGCCTATATCGAACCAGTTCTTACATTAACAGGCGGTATTGGCAAACTGGAAGGCAGCTTAGAAGTAGCGGGAGAAAAAAGTGAATTACCTAAAAAAACGCTCATTGAACTTGGAGCGTTGGGCCTTAATGACCTGGAGATAAAAACTGGAAAACACTCTTTATTCGGTAGCTCTGAGCTCTTTAGTAAGCGTTTTTCGGAAATCGGCGGTTTTGGCTCCTCACTGCTACCCAACAAGAGGCGATGGGATTTCTCGGTACCGGTTAAAGATATCGGTGAGGCCCTAGGAATAGAAACTTATGATGGTACTGAGAAGCCAGACTACTTTGCAGGTACTGATAAAGATGACGGTGCTAGTTTACGCGAAGGGGCAGATGTCGCTCAGCTCAGCTTCGGCAGAGACACTATCGATGGCGGTGCGCCAGACTTTCCTGGCAACGGAATCACAACAAACTACTATGGGCCATTCAATAACGGTGGGGCTTTTACACCTTCGGCAAGCGATCTATTTATTCTAGATTCCGATATTATTCTGGCTGATCCCAACGATTCAGATGCGGCGCTCGAGGTCAGAACTGATAGGTTCGGAAAGAATCACTTCAATCTTTCCATTGGCGACGTTATCATTGACAAGAACGGCAGCAATGTAGCCGAACTGCCTAACAACACTCAGTTACGAGAGATTGAGAGAATTTTATTTGCTGATGATCTGCAATCTAGCGAAAGGAGTGTAGATTTCTTCTTTGGTGTTGCTGACAACCTCGAAGAGGATGACCGCCGCTTATACTTTGGAGGACAGCTGCCTAAGGAGCTATATGCTGCAAACTCTCCTCTCCCCACGGGAAACTTAACGGGTACTCAAGGAGACAACAGTTTTTCACTCCCTATCGGCTTTAATCGGGGTGCGCCGATAGTTCTTGGTCGGGGAGATGACATAGTTTCCCTGTTGACACTAAACGGATCAACAAAGCCAAATTTCGAGAGTCCCTTTTATTGGCGAAATCCTTATGATAAGACAAATGACCTCCTTTTGTTTGATACCCCTGATGGCATCTACGTTGATATCTTTGATTTGGGTGCAGGCCTTAATAGAGTCAATTTTCAAGATGCACTCTCGTCGATTCCGAAGCAACCAGGCTCTTCTCTCGCACCCACTCCTTTTCCCTATTCTCCGCTAATTACATCAGCAGCTCCTGGCAATATTATGTCTATCAGAGCCGATAAAGGTGTGACACCAAGGAAGCTTGTCGATAATGTTTCGCTAAGAGTGATTAATTTAGGTGGCGCAACAGTACTTTTCGCTAGAGATGCCTTGAATGGTCCCAACAACAATATATATGCCATTTTAAGTGCTGGTAATAACAGCATTGCTCTAGATAATACTGTCAATGATCTTCAGCTTACGCTTTTACTGGAGAGCGAAGGACTTAAGCATAAGTTTTCTACGTATGGTTCCCTTTCTACGTATGGTTCCGTTCAGGAAGCTAAGATTACTCTGAATAATAATGTAGCTTCCACAACAATTAACGAGTCAATAGGCGGAACTGACGTACTAACGGATTATTTAGCACCGATTAATAACCTAATTCTGTCATCCGCTGATATTGTAGGCCCCTCAACGTTTCGAGAAATGGGCAGTCAAGATAGGTACTCACTCAATTCACCTGCTAGTCAAACCTACGATATTGGCAGTGTTCAAGCCGAAAATATCCTAGTCCGAGGCCGGTTGCCTAGACAAGAAGGTGCTTTTCGGAAAGTGTATCTGAGAGATAATGTTAATAGCAGTGTCAGTCTTGGTCTATCAGGAGATATCTTTGATGAGGTTGTTTTCGATTCACAGCGTGCAAATGAAAGCGATGTATTTGAATTAACTAGGAACCGCTTCAATCAGGTAGATCTAACTCCTATGAGTGATGGCTACAACGGCAGATTCCGCGGGTTTCGTTTTGCCGCTATCCACGAACTTGTTTTGCCCCAGACGGTTGACAATCGAATCATACTTTCTGGCAGCGACGATTTTGGCTTTAGCAAAGCAGAGCTAAATGCATTAGATGTAAAAACATTTAAACCTCTTTCTGTAAGCCGTGAGCTGTCTGCAACACCTTACAGTATAAGTGCACCAGCCCAAACCTTATTGCTCGGCTCCGGAGATGATCTGGTTTTGAATAACGACTTTGCCTATGAGTTTATTTATCCTGGTGGTGGCAATAACGTTATTGCTCAAGCTGACTTTCCAAGTGTACCCATTAATATAGGCTATTTAGTTCCTGTGTCTGGTGAACGCTCATCTTATTTGAGTAGTCCGATCGGAGATGTTGTCGTCTACACAGAAGGCCATCGTTCAGACTACGTTATCCAAAAGTCGTCCGAGTTTGATAATGCTGTTGAAGTATTAAAAGCGGATGGTACTAAGGACTTGCTGTTTGGTATCAAGTTCATCAAGTTTGAGACGGAAGATGTTTCGACAATTCCTGTCGGCATTTCTACAGTGGTGGATCAAACCTACGCTAACAGTAAAGATGTCTTTGACAACGATATTAGTAACAGATTATTTGTCTCTCAAGCTGTTAGGCCCGATGGTGAGATTATTAAAGGTCAGCTTGAGAATGCATTTGCAATTGACAGAGTTGATTTGGCGTTAGACGTGATTCGTCAGCCAGGAACAGTTACCAATGTTTGGAGCTACGATATTCCGCTTAATCTAAGAGACTTTACACTACCAAAGTCCTTCTTTCTCAATGATTTTGCAGATGCTGATATCGCTATAAAAGATCTCTATTCACGCGAAGACCTTGAAATTGAACTATCTAATATTGTTCAAAATGGCGAGACAATTAATACAGAGCAGAATGTTAATCCAGACGGCAGTTGGACAATCCAACTACCGGATGATATTGATGTTGCCGATTCTAATTTTGATCCTACCAGTGCCTTTACCATCAATTACCTTATTAAGGAACCGGAGGGTTATTCTCACGCCGTTCAACTCACCCTTCAGCCTTCGTCCGACCTAGACCTTAAAGATTTAACCCTTCAAGGATTTAATAATTTATCTACAATATCTAGTCTAGAAAACTACTTTTCTAGCTTCTCAGCAGATATTTCTGAGCTTTTGGATTCTCTAAAGATACCGCTTTCGGCAGGCAGCGAATTAGCCTTTTATAGCGTGGATGATGTACTTAGTCGGCAAGCTGTCTCTGAGGATGAAATAGAGGACGGTGAGGTAGTCTTAGGGACCGATGGAGATGAAATTATTGAAGGAAGTCGCGGCTCAGACCAAGTTTATGGCGGCGCTGGCAACGATGTCTTGATTGGTCTGCAAGGTTCGGACTACATCGTAGGTCAGCAGGGTCGCGATATTATTTTGGGTAAGGGTGGCGATGATATTTTAGTGGGCGAGGACCTTTTTAATCCGATTGAAGCGCCTGATGGTTCGCCCTCTTCAGACTTGCCTTTTGTCGGAGGTGATGTGATTGATGGCGGCAAAGGCGATGATCTTCTTTTGGGCAGTAGTGGTGATGATGTTTTGCTGCCTGGATTTGGTGACAATGCGGTGGATGGTGGCGAAGGCACTGATGTTGGGGTCTCAAACGGGGTGAGCAATGATTTTAGTATTAGGCGGCGTCTAGATGGATCTGTTGTTGTTGTGGATGTGCGCTCTCAAAAGTCATTGACGCTGTATCAAAACGTAGAACGCTTTAAGTTTGATGATCAGATGCTAACGCTTGATGATATTGCAGAACCACCGGGAGAGGTTTCTGTTACAGACGATGGGACGGCTGCGACTGTTACAACAAAAGAAGGCAACAAGGTACAGCTTGAAAGTGAAAACGGTTCTCAGTTCTTATCGATCGATATTCCAACGATAGAAGACTTGCTGATTGAACAAGTGTTCATAGAGGATGCGCTAGCGTTTCTAGAGGAGTACCAAACCTCAGAAGGAGAGGCATTTGATGCCGATGCTGCTGTGTTTGAGTTTGTTACTGAAGTTTCAGAAGACGCTACTGAAGAGCTTATTTCACTCACCTTGGAAGAAGAATTGGATGTTAACACGTTTATCAAGTTCAATCCGAATACGGGCGAGACATTCGAATTTAATTATGATCCCCTTACCGGGTTAGGCGCAGAACTTAAGGATACTAATAACAATGGATTAGTAGACACTGTTCTAATTCACCTGAAAGATGGTGGTAAAGGAGATGCCGATGGAGAGCTTAACGGGATTGTCTACGATCCAGGCATACTAGCAAAATCTCTATCCGTATCCGGTACCAGAGGTCCTGATGTTATCAGTGGTACCAACAAAGATGACAAGATCGATGGACTCGGTGGTAACGATCAGTTGAGCGGCAACGACGGCAACGATTCTCTAGACGGAGGAGCAAACAGCGACACGCTCTATGGCGGTAAGGGCAATGACATGCTCGATGGGGATCGAGGTGTGGATACGCTCTTTGGCGGTGATGGCAACGATATCCTAAACGGGGGAGCGGACAACGACACGCTTGATGGCGGCAAAGGGAACGACACGCTCGATGGGGGTCGCGGGAACGACACGCTCACAGGCGGTAGCGGTAGAGACTCGCTGCTCGGCAACGATGGCAACGATATCCTAGACGGAGAAGCCAACAACGACGCGCTCTTCGGCGGTAAGGGCAACGACACGCTCAGTGGGGGTCGAGGCGTGGATACGCTCAATGGCGGTGATGGCAACGATATCCTGAACGGGGGAGCGGACAACGACACGCTCGATGGGGGTCGAGGCGTGGATACGCTCTTCGGCGGCAAAGGCAACGATACGTTATACGGCGGTCGCGGGAACGACGCGCTTTTCGGCGACGATGGTAACGACACACTCTTTGGGAGAGCGGACAACGATACGCTCAACGGCGGTGATGGCAACGACACGCTCGATGGGGGTCGGGGGAACGACCTGCTTACGGGCGGTAGCGGTAGAGACATCCTGCTTGGCAACGATGGCAACGATATTCTAGACGGAGGAGCAGACAACGATATGCTCTCGGGTGGTCAGGGTAGAGATACGTTTGTCTTATCGCTAGGTGACGGTGTTGATACCATCATTGACTTTGACACTAAGGACCTGATTGGTCTAGCAGGCGGGCTAACCATTGGTGACCTTTCCTTTGTTGGCAATAACATCATTGCTACGGATACCAGCGAAGTGCTAGCCACTCTCACTAGCGTAGACACCACCAGCCTAAACAGCACTCAGTTCGTGCTGTTTTAA
- the ltrA gene encoding group II intron reverse transcriptase/maturase, producing the protein MKDRAIPASEQRKLLKHWTSIHWDQVKKRVRNLRRRIYRATQNGQWNQVRSLMKLMLRSYSNLLLSVRHVTQENQGRQTAGLDGQTALTAEKRVQLVNRLQDHSLWQVLPTKRVYIPKANGKLRPLGIPALENRVAQTIMKNALEPHWEARFEGHSYGFRPGRSCHDAIEQCFLRLRHGCDTWVLDADLKGAFDNLSHSFILDTIGLVPGRELIKQWLKAGYVEAEMFHATPKGAPQGGSISPLLLNIALNGMEKLLLSFTTTRTYQPSSKAKSQSSYKRTSPTYGYCRYADDFVVTAKTKADIEAVVPILQAWLKPRGLTLNMEKTQIVNVQQGFPFLGFSIRHHKGKCLCKPQKEKILAFLKRIRSWLKHNVSISPAAVIHHLNPILRGWGNYYKHGVSKDVFSYVDSQLWQAIWRWCCRRHPNKRSSWVARKYYRTFQGRLWTFTTSVTDRTGKRKPLTLVRLADIPIQRHVKVKGTASPDNPTLEDYWQYRQTRYGKAYWEKGSKYYRVAQSQNWRCPVCHDALFNGEALHTHHRQQVKNDGTEIEENLIHLHQACHQYLHKNDVVLNGQRLERLDGITVTSRS; encoded by the coding sequence GTGAAAGATAGAGCCATCCCGGCATCGGAGCAAAGGAAGCTGCTAAAACACTGGACCAGTATCCACTGGGACCAAGTGAAGAAGCGTGTTAGGAACCTAAGACGACGGATTTATCGTGCCACCCAAAACGGTCAGTGGAATCAGGTGCGCAGCCTGATGAAACTGATGCTAAGAAGCTACTCCAACCTGCTGCTATCAGTACGGCATGTGACTCAAGAGAATCAGGGGCGACAGACAGCGGGCCTCGATGGCCAGACTGCCTTAACCGCTGAGAAACGAGTCCAACTAGTGAATCGATTGCAAGACCATTCCCTCTGGCAAGTGCTCCCGACTAAACGGGTCTACATTCCGAAAGCGAATGGAAAATTGAGGCCGTTAGGAATTCCTGCTCTCGAAAATCGAGTCGCCCAGACGATAATGAAGAATGCGCTCGAACCTCATTGGGAAGCCCGATTTGAGGGACATAGCTATGGTTTTCGCCCTGGTCGCAGTTGTCATGATGCTATTGAGCAGTGCTTCCTACGACTCAGACATGGCTGTGATACCTGGGTACTCGATGCAGATCTAAAGGGTGCATTCGACAATTTGAGTCACTCCTTTATCCTCGACACCATCGGCCTCGTGCCGGGTCGAGAACTCATCAAGCAGTGGCTCAAGGCAGGCTACGTAGAAGCTGAGATGTTCCATGCCACCCCCAAGGGAGCCCCCCAAGGCGGGTCCATTTCACCGTTACTCTTGAACATTGCCTTGAATGGAATGGAGAAGTTGTTGTTGTCATTTACGACAACGAGAACTTACCAGCCTTCCTCAAAGGCAAAGTCTCAATCATCGTATAAACGCACGTCGCCAACTTATGGCTACTGTCGTTACGCTGATGATTTCGTGGTAACGGCGAAGACAAAAGCAGACATCGAAGCGGTTGTCCCTATCTTGCAGGCGTGGCTTAAACCACGCGGGCTAACGCTGAATATGGAGAAGACTCAGATAGTGAATGTCCAACAGGGTTTTCCCTTTCTGGGGTTCTCAATTCGGCACCACAAAGGTAAGTGTCTCTGTAAACCGCAAAAGGAAAAGATTCTGGCCTTTCTGAAGCGGATTCGGAGCTGGTTGAAGCACAATGTTTCTATCAGTCCGGCGGCAGTAATACACCACCTAAACCCGATACTGCGAGGATGGGGTAACTACTACAAACATGGCGTCAGTAAAGACGTGTTTAGCTACGTGGATTCCCAACTCTGGCAGGCGATCTGGAGATGGTGCTGTCGGCGTCATCCGAACAAACGGAGTTCATGGGTTGCCAGGAAATACTACCGAACCTTCCAAGGACGGCTGTGGACATTCACCACGTCTGTCACTGACCGGACAGGGAAGCGGAAGCCACTAACGTTAGTGCGTCTAGCGGATATTCCGATTCAACGCCATGTCAAGGTCAAAGGAACGGCTTCTCCTGATAATCCAACTCTCGAAGACTACTGGCAATACCGCCAAACCCGATACGGTAAAGCCTATTGGGAGAAAGGCTCGAAATACTACAGAGTTGCTCAGAGCCAGAATTGGCGGTGCCCAGTCTGTCATGACGCCTTGTTCAATGGAGAAGCTCTACACACGCATCATCGGCAGCAAGTTAAGAATGACGGCACTGAGATAGAAGAGAATCTAATTCATCTTCACCAAGCCTGTCATCAGTACCTGCATAAGAATGATGTGGTTTTGAATGGCCAAAGGCTTGAGCGGCTTGATGGGATAACTGTCACGAGCCGTTCTTAG